A portion of the Suricata suricatta isolate VVHF042 chromosome 11, meerkat_22Aug2017_6uvM2_HiC, whole genome shotgun sequence genome contains these proteins:
- the LOC115306982 gene encoding olfactory receptor 52H1-like yields the protein MYNLSSDDTGDFTLLGIPGLEQYHIWISFPFCLIYLVAIVGNSILLYLIAVEHSLHAPMFFFLSMLAVTDLILSTTCVPQSLTIFWLGPQKISFPGCLAQLFFLHCSFVLDSAILMAMAFDRYVAICSPLRYTTILTPRTIIKIAGGISFQSFCIILPVVFLLTRLPFCRTRIIPHTYCEHIGVARLACADISINIWYGFCVPIMTVISDVILIAVSYSLILCAVFRLPSRDARHKALSMCGSHVCVILMFYTPAFFSILAHRFGHNVPLTFHILFANLYVVIPPALNPIVYGVKTKQIQDKVIVLFSTKPTE from the coding sequence ATGTACAACCTCAGTAGTGATGACACAGGTGACTTCACCCTTTTGGGCATCCCTGGCCTCGAGCAGTACCACATCTGGATCAGCTTCCCCTTCTGCTTGATCTATCTCGTGGCCATTGTGGGCAATAGTATCCTTCTCTACCTCATCGCTGTGGAGCATAGCCTTCATGCACccatgttctttttcctttccatgctGGCCGTGACAGACCTGATACTATCTACCACCTGTGTCCCCCAAAGCCTTACCATCTTCTGGCTTGGCCCCCAGAAAATCAGTTTTCCTGGTTGTCTGGCCCAGTTATTCTTTCTGCACTGCAGCTTTGTTCTGGACTCAGCCATCTTGATGGCCATGGCATTtgaccgctacgtggccatctgCTCCCCACTGAGGTACACCACTATCTTGACCCCCAGGACCATCATCAAGATAGCAGGAGGCATCTCCTTTCAAAGCTTCTGCATCATCCTGCCAGTTGTATTCTTGCTCACACGCCTGCCTTTCTGCAGGACACGCATCATACCGCACACATACTGTGAGCACATAGGTGTGGCCCGGCTCGCCTGTGCTGACATCTCCATCAACATCTGGTATGGCTTTTGTGTCCCCATCATGACGGTCATCTCAGATGTGATTCTCATTGCTGTTTCCTACAGCCTCATCCTCTGTGCTGTCTTCCGCCTCCCCTCCCGGGATGCCCGCCACAAGGCCCTTAGCATGTGTGGTTCCCACGTTTGCGTCATCCTCATGTTTTACACACCTGCCTTTTTCTCCATCCTTGCCCATCGCTTTGGACACAATGTACCCCTCACTTTCCACATCCTGTTTGCCAACCTGTACGTTGTCATTCCCCCTGCACTCAACCCCATTGTCTATGGAGTGAAGACCAAGCAGATCCAAGATAAGGTCATAGTTTTGTTTTCCACCAAGCCTACAGAATGA
- the LOC115306585 gene encoding LOW QUALITY PROTEIN: olfactory receptor 52B2-like (The sequence of the model RefSeq protein was modified relative to this genomic sequence to represent the inferred CDS: inserted 1 base in 1 codon), which produces MVDPNDSSVNYDTFVLIGIPGLRELHVWISIPFCLMYLVAVSGNVSLICVVAVEHSLHEPMYLFLSMLAFWDLILSTSTVPKALSIFWFDDVDISLGGCITQLFFMHFAFVVESGILLAMAFDHYVAICYPLRYTTILSRGVIGKIGGVVVLRSFATVFPIIFLVRRLPFCRTNIIAHTFCEHMGLAKLACADITINIWYGISVPLLSVMLDMVTIVISYGFILQAVFRLPSHDARMKTLSTCGSHVCVILMFYLPEIFTVIAQRFGRKIPKHVHILLANLYVLVPPMMNPIIYGXKTKQIRDRVALVFSSKRKCC; this is translated from the exons ATGGTTGATCCCAACGACTCCTCTGTCAATTATGATACATTTGTCCTCATTGGCATCCCTGGCTTGAGGGAGCTGCACGTGTGGATCTCCATCCCCTTCTGCCTGATGTACCTGGTGGCTGTGTCAGGAAATGTTAGCCTGATTTGTGTGGTGGCCGTGGAGCACAGTCTTCATGAACCCATGTACCTCTTCCTCTCCATGTTGGCTTTCTGGGATCTGATTCTATCCACATCCACAGTACCCAAAGCCCTGAGCATCTTCTGGTTTGATGATGTGGACATCTCTTTAGGTGGCTGTATAACCCAGctcttctttatgcattttgcCTTTGTAGTGGAATCAGGCATTCTCTTGGCCATGGCTTTCGATCACTATGTGGCCATCTGCTACCCACTGAGATACACTACCATTCTTAGCCGTGGTGTCATCGGCAAAATAGGGGGCGTTGTAGTGCTTAGGAGTTTTGCAACTGTTTTCCCCATTATCTTCCTAGTGAGGCGTCTGCCCTTCTGCCGGACAAACATCATTGCCCACACGTTCTGTGAACACATGGGGCTGGCAAAGCTGGCTTGTGCTGATATCACCATCAACATTTGGTATGGAATCTCTGTGCCATTACTCAGTGTTATGCTAGATATGGTGACAATAGTCATCTCTTATGGGTTCATTCTCCAGGCAGTCTTCAGGCTGCCATCCCATGATGCGCGGATGAAAACACTCAGCACCTGTGGTTCCCATGTCTGTGTCATCCTCATGTTCTACCTTCCAGAGATTTTCACCGTCATTGCTCAGCGCTTTGGCCGAAAAATCCCCAAGCATGTCCACATCCTGTTGGCCAATCTCTATGTTCTCGTTCCCCCCATGATGAACCCAATTATCTATG GTAAGACCAAACAGATTCGTGACAGGGTGGcccttgtgttttcttcaaaaaggAAGTGTTGTTAA
- the LOC115306584 gene encoding olfactory receptor 52H1-like encodes MTTVATLNLTSFDPGSFILMGIPGLEQFHIWIGIPFFIMYLVALAGNGILLYLITMDRSLHEPMFFFFSMLASADLILCTTCIPKTLGIFWLKAQKITFSGCLTQLFFLHFSFFLDSAILLGMTFDRCMAICCPLRYTSVLTPRTIIKIVVGIVGRSFGVILPVVFLVKRLPFCKARIIPHTYCEHIGVARLACADISINIWYGFAVPIMTIISDLVLIGISYALILHAVFHLPSRDARQKALSTCGSHVCVILIFYTPAMFSVLTHRFGHNVSRTFHIMFANLYVAIPPTLNPIIYGVKTKQIRDKVIILLSPKGMK; translated from the coding sequence ATGACCACGGTGGCCACATTGAATCTAACAAGTTTCGATCCAGGCTCTTTCATTTTGATGGGGATCCCAGGGCTGGAGCAATTCCACATCTGGATTGGGATTCCTTTCTTCATTATGTACTTGGTGGCCCTTGCCGGTAATGGCATCCTTCTGTACCTCATCACTATGGACCGCAGCCTCCACGAACCcatgttcttctttttctccatgttGGCTTCTGCAGACCTCATATTATGCACCACGTGTATCCCCAAAACACTTGGCATATTCTGGTTGAAAGCtcagaaaattactttttctggCTGCCTTACCCAGTTGTTCTTTCTCCACTTCAGCTTTTTTCTGGACTCTGCCATTTTGTTGGGAATGACTTTTGATCGTTGCATGGCTATATGCTGCCCTTTGAGATACACAAGCGTTTTGACACCAAGGACAATTATCAAGATCGTGGTGGGCATTGTTGGTCGGAGCTTTGGTGTCATTTTGCCTGTTGTTTTCCTGGTGAAGCGTTTGCCCTTCTGCAAGGCCCGTATCATCCCTCACACATACTGTGAACATATAGGGGTGGCCCGACTCGCCTGTGCTGACATCTCCATCAACATCTGGTATGGTTTTGCTGTGCCTATAATGACTATTATCTCAGACCTGGTCCTCATTGGTATTTCCTATGCTCTCATCCTTCATGCTGTGTTCCATCTTCCATCCAGAGATGCCCGCCAGAAAGCCCTCAGCACGTGCGGTTCCCATGTCTGTGTCATTCTCATTTTCTACACACCAGCCATGTTCTCTGTCCTCACTCATCGCTTCGGCCACAATGTCTCTCGCACCTTTCACATCATGTTTGCTAACCTCTATGTGGCAATCCCTCCTACACTCAATCCTATCATTTACGGTGTAAAAACCAAGCAGATCAGGGACAAGGTCATCATCCTTCTCTCTCCTAAAGGGATGAAGTGA